The Psychrobacter sp. LV10R520-6 genome includes a region encoding these proteins:
- a CDS encoding LysR family transcriptional regulator, whose translation MKWDGISEFVYVTEYESFTQAAKKLSISTAQVSRQVSALEQRLNIKLLYRTTRRVSLTEEGRVFYQHCRGVLDGLDAAEQAVSNLQSKPQGMIKLTAPVTYGERQLLPLMNDFMLQYSDIEVTAFLSNQKIDLIEGGYDLAIRIGKLRDSTMMAKKLSSRTNFVCASPSYIEKYGIPHSLTELVQHNCLLGTLDYWHFKEAGKERNVRVTGTVRYNSGYSLVDAALKGLGIVQLPDYYVQTHLESGELISLLDTYREHREEIWAVYPHNRHLSPKIRLLVDYLMEHLSKP comes from the coding sequence ATGAAGTGGGATGGCATCAGTGAGTTCGTCTATGTTACAGAATATGAGAGCTTTACTCAGGCGGCAAAAAAGTTAAGCATCTCAACCGCCCAAGTGAGTCGGCAGGTGAGCGCCTTAGAGCAGCGCCTCAATATTAAATTACTGTATCGCACCACGCGTCGGGTATCGTTAACGGAAGAAGGCCGGGTATTTTATCAGCACTGCCGCGGTGTGCTCGACGGCTTGGATGCGGCTGAACAAGCGGTAAGTAATCTGCAATCGAAACCGCAAGGTATGATCAAGTTGACCGCCCCTGTCACTTATGGGGAGCGGCAGCTATTACCATTGATGAATGATTTTATGTTGCAATATAGTGATATTGAAGTGACCGCCTTTTTAAGCAATCAAAAAATCGATTTGATTGAAGGTGGCTATGATTTAGCGATTCGTATTGGCAAGCTACGCGATTCTACCATGATGGCCAAAAAGCTCAGTAGCCGTACCAATTTTGTCTGCGCGTCGCCATCCTATATTGAAAAATACGGTATACCGCATTCTCTGACTGAGCTTGTTCAACATAACTGCCTGCTTGGCACCTTGGACTACTGGCATTTTAAGGAAGCTGGTAAGGAGCGGAATGTTCGTGTGACTGGTACTGTACGTTATAACAGCGGTTATAGCTTAGTTGATGCCGCTTTAAAAGGGCTCGGCATCGTGCAGCTGCCTGACTACTACGTGCAAACACACCTAGAGTCAGGAGAGCTGATAAGCTTACTGGATACCTACAGAGAACATAGAGAAGAAATATGGGCGGTTTATCCCCACAATCGTCATTTGTCACCAAAAATCAGGTTGTTGGTAGATTATCTAATGGAACACTTATCTAAACCATAA
- a CDS encoding S-(hydroxymethyl)glutathione dehydrogenase/class III alcohol dehydrogenase, giving the protein MSDKFIKSRAAIAWGPNQPLSVEEVDVMLPRKGEVLVKIIASGVCHTDAYTLSGEDPEGVFPAILGHEGGGIVEQIGEGVTSVQVGDHVIPLYTAECGVCKMCMSGKTNLCSAVRETQGKGLMPDGTTRFYKDGEPIYHYMGCSTFSEYTVLPEISLAKVNKEAPLEKVCLLGCGVTTGMGAVMNTAKVEEGSTVAIFGLGGIGLAAVIGAKMAKASRIIGIDINEDKFELAKKLGATDCINSKDYDKPIQDVIVELTDGGVDYSFECIGNVDVMRSALECCHKGWGESVIIGVAGAGKEISTRPFQLVTGRVWKGSAFGGVKGRTELPGYVERYLEGEIPLNDFITHTMPLEDINEAFDLMHKGESIRSVIHFDA; this is encoded by the coding sequence ATGTCAGATAAATTTATCAAATCTAGAGCCGCCATTGCTTGGGGGCCAAATCAACCACTCTCAGTTGAAGAAGTGGACGTCATGCTGCCACGTAAAGGCGAAGTGTTGGTAAAAATCATTGCCAGCGGTGTCTGTCATACCGATGCCTATACCTTGTCTGGTGAAGATCCAGAAGGTGTTTTTCCCGCTATCTTGGGTCATGAAGGCGGCGGTATCGTTGAGCAGATCGGCGAGGGCGTGACTAGCGTGCAAGTTGGCGACCATGTTATTCCTTTATACACTGCCGAATGTGGCGTTTGTAAAATGTGTATGTCGGGTAAAACCAATCTATGCTCAGCCGTACGTGAAACTCAAGGTAAAGGCCTAATGCCAGATGGCACTACGCGTTTCTATAAAGATGGCGAACCTATTTATCATTATATGGGCTGCTCAACTTTCTCTGAATACACGGTCTTACCAGAGATTTCTTTGGCCAAAGTAAACAAAGAAGCACCGTTGGAAAAAGTTTGCCTGCTCGGTTGTGGCGTGACTACTGGTATGGGCGCAGTCATGAATACGGCCAAGGTTGAAGAAGGCTCTACCGTTGCTATTTTTGGTCTTGGTGGTATTGGGCTAGCAGCCGTTATCGGTGCAAAAATGGCAAAAGCCAGCCGTATTATCGGCATTGATATTAACGAAGATAAGTTTGAGTTGGCCAAAAAGTTAGGCGCGACCGATTGCATCAATTCTAAAGACTACGATAAGCCTATTCAGGATGTCATCGTTGAGCTGACTGATGGCGGCGTTGACTATTCATTTGAATGTATCGGTAATGTCGATGTCATGCGTTCAGCGCTTGAGTGCTGCCATAAAGGCTGGGGCGAGTCGGTTATCATTGGGGTTGCCGGAGCCGGCAAAGAGATCTCAACCCGTCCCTTCCAACTAGTGACCGGTCGAGTCTGGAAAGGCTCAGCATTTGGCGGTGTTAAAGGCCGTACAGAATTGCCCGGTTACGTCGAACGCTATTTAGAGGGTGAGATCCCATTAAACGATTTTATTACTCATACTATGCCATTAGAAGATATTAACGAAGCATTTGATCTTATGCATAAAGGTGAGAGTATTCGCTCTGTTATTCATTTTGATGCGTAA